A region from the Kribbella shirazensis genome encodes:
- a CDS encoding DUF2785 domain-containing protein, with protein MTDWAQVRDAGFAVPEGRPVRELVAELVGMLRSPDPVVRDRQAYSTLATWIARGVLPPDELRALGDELVPRFGDPEIQARTFVPLMLDAIVTAGVFEPAWVPPFERWYVAEEDLRGYDEKLGWLHAVAHGADLLRALGLHPAVEPVQMLRLGIGRLLTPTPWVLRDMEDDRLGYALAATLTRDDLTETDAVVWLDPALRALADPPAEGITPEVTNTVRTLRALYVLADHGLRVGPAKGLTAIPHREQLKARLADVFRIVTPYWL; from the coding sequence ATGACGGATTGGGCGCAGGTGCGCGACGCCGGGTTCGCGGTCCCTGAAGGGCGGCCGGTGCGGGAGCTGGTGGCCGAGCTGGTGGGGATGCTGCGGTCGCCGGATCCCGTCGTACGGGATCGGCAGGCGTACTCGACGCTGGCGACCTGGATCGCGCGGGGCGTGCTGCCGCCGGACGAGCTGCGGGCGCTCGGTGACGAGCTGGTTCCGCGGTTCGGCGACCCGGAGATCCAGGCGCGGACGTTCGTCCCGTTGATGCTCGACGCGATCGTGACCGCCGGCGTCTTCGAGCCGGCCTGGGTGCCGCCGTTCGAGCGGTGGTACGTCGCCGAGGAAGACCTCCGCGGGTACGACGAGAAGCTCGGCTGGCTGCACGCGGTGGCGCACGGTGCGGACCTGCTCCGCGCGCTCGGGCTGCACCCGGCGGTGGAGCCGGTGCAGATGCTCCGGCTCGGGATCGGGCGGTTGCTGACGCCGACGCCGTGGGTGCTGCGGGACATGGAGGACGACCGGCTCGGGTACGCGCTCGCGGCGACGCTGACCCGCGACGACCTGACCGAAACCGACGCCGTCGTGTGGCTCGACCCGGCGCTCCGCGCGCTGGCCGATCCGCCGGCCGAAGGGATCACGCCGGAGGTCACCAACACCGTCCGGACGTTGCGGGCGCTGTACGTGCTGGCGGACCACGGTCTGCGGGTCGGGCCGGCGAAGGGCCTCACCGCCATCCCGCACCGCGAGCAGCTCAAGGCACGGCTCGCGGACGTGTTCCGGATCGTCACGCCATACTGGCTCTGA
- a CDS encoding DUF4142 domain-containing protein, producing the protein MSPREPRRAPAARIATFLLLVVAAVLGAMQPAYAAPRQPDADYLNAAHQLNLTTIGAAQAAKTQGRTACVRRAAARIERDHRKLAAQELEVARRFGIKLATEPSTAQRQQLNAVASKAGTSGYDPAWLALQRQLHQQYLTLIDGPLPKAASPAVESVANAARPVVQMDLRMVAGPCRAETGTPTVPTGDGGQVAAAEQARTRAALVLFGIGVLLLLVGKKVPVRRRLLGVAAVALALAMVFGKPPGNTGEVPQAGAIADSEAAVPPVKLAMPGFLEATVTPVATARDGELQVPRSTADVGWWAAGAAPGSAGGTVLLAGHVDTARGRGVFAALSQVPVGARVAVTDGDGDDHWYRIVARRTYQQDALPADLFRGAAKPRLALVTCTGSYDRLKQRYSQNLVLYGVPLD; encoded by the coding sequence GTGTCTCCACGAGAGCCCCGGCGGGCGCCCGCTGCCCGGATCGCGACGTTCCTGCTGCTCGTCGTGGCGGCCGTCCTGGGCGCGATGCAGCCGGCGTACGCCGCGCCGCGTCAACCCGACGCCGACTACCTCAATGCCGCGCACCAGCTCAACCTGACGACCATCGGGGCCGCCCAGGCGGCGAAGACCCAGGGGCGGACCGCCTGCGTGCGCCGCGCCGCCGCCCGGATCGAGCGTGACCATCGCAAGCTCGCCGCGCAGGAGCTCGAGGTCGCCCGGCGCTTCGGCATCAAGCTCGCGACGGAGCCGTCGACGGCGCAGCGCCAGCAGCTGAACGCCGTCGCCTCCAAGGCCGGGACCTCCGGGTACGACCCCGCCTGGCTCGCCCTGCAACGGCAGCTGCACCAGCAGTACCTGACGCTGATCGACGGTCCGCTGCCGAAGGCGGCCTCGCCGGCTGTCGAGTCGGTCGCCAACGCGGCCCGGCCAGTGGTCCAGATGGATCTGCGGATGGTAGCTGGTCCGTGCCGGGCCGAGACCGGCACCCCGACGGTGCCCACAGGTGACGGTGGGCAGGTCGCGGCGGCAGAGCAGGCCCGTACGCGCGCGGCCTTGGTGCTGTTCGGAATCGGCGTACTGCTTCTTCTCGTGGGCAAGAAAGTCCCGGTACGGCGTCGTTTGCTCGGAGTCGCCGCGGTGGCTCTCGCGCTCGCCATGGTCTTCGGAAAGCCGCCTGGCAACACCGGTGAGGTTCCGCAGGCGGGTGCGATCGCGGACTCCGAAGCCGCCGTTCCGCCGGTGAAGCTGGCAATGCCCGGCTTCCTGGAGGCGACCGTGACACCGGTCGCGACGGCCCGCGACGGCGAGCTCCAGGTGCCGAGGTCGACGGCCGACGTCGGCTGGTGGGCGGCGGGCGCGGCGCCGGGCTCGGCCGGTGGCACCGTACTGCTCGCCGGCCACGTGGACACCGCTCGCGGGCGTGGGGTGTTCGCGGCGCTGTCGCAGGTCCCGGTCGGTGCGCGGGTTGCGGTGACCGACGGGGACGGCGACGACCACTGGTATCGCATCGTGGCGCGCCGGACGTACCAGCAGGACGCCCTGCCCGCAGACCTGTTCCGCGGTGCGGCGAAGCCCCGTCTGGCGCTGGTGACCTGCACCGGTTCGTACGATCGCTTGAAACAGCGCTACAGCCAGAACCTGGTGCTGTACGGCGTACCGCTGGACTGA
- a CDS encoding GGDEF domain-containing protein, with the protein MTARIAEAMTRAQSGSAAEAMREVNQVLAELDPEPSRERAAAEYVRAVAAHHATDSVEALDAVDGCIRAARAIDEPGWEANAIALRIVTLIRTGEGGDSVADLVAAENALSRTRDLDLAGWAHTGLGYAYDLLRLYELCIPHFELAAEGDHDPLGLPESPAITRLNLAESNLRWAHDLERLGDPSYDAEIKERRRAAHRWAGEAVEVIVAADLLGYWPMAGRLWLAASNDDADAAEAAVILKDCRDQLAKLGDLELAAIAGTYLAKAYLTVGRSGDALEAAHRAAGDLPLTSDPPVEALVRHTQVQVLAATGDVGAVTGLQYSEAISRAWWAERLRGLYAVRTALANHELSIRHDAEWRAAREDPLTGVGNRRALDERMSVARDAGRSIAVVAIDVDNLKVINDSYGHASGDEVLRRVGLLLTEQCRAEDVVARAGGDEFVVVLDNPDERGAPELVERIKLAADREAERAEEPWFAMLRLSVGQASSTDGTPVAELLTEADRRMYAEKRRRRTAQ; encoded by the coding sequence GTGACGGCTCGGATCGCGGAGGCGATGACGCGGGCCCAGTCGGGCAGTGCGGCCGAGGCGATGCGCGAGGTCAACCAGGTGCTCGCCGAGCTGGACCCGGAGCCCAGCCGCGAGCGGGCCGCCGCGGAGTACGTGCGGGCCGTGGCGGCGCATCACGCGACAGACTCGGTCGAGGCGCTGGACGCCGTCGACGGCTGCATCCGGGCCGCTCGCGCGATCGACGAGCCGGGCTGGGAGGCGAACGCGATCGCGCTCCGGATCGTCACGCTGATCCGCACCGGCGAGGGCGGTGACTCGGTCGCGGACCTGGTCGCGGCGGAGAACGCGCTCTCGCGCACGCGGGATCTCGACCTGGCCGGCTGGGCGCACACCGGGCTCGGCTACGCCTACGACCTGCTCCGCCTGTACGAGCTGTGCATCCCGCACTTCGAGCTCGCCGCCGAGGGCGATCACGACCCGCTCGGCCTGCCCGAGTCGCCGGCGATCACCCGGCTCAACCTGGCCGAGTCGAACCTGCGCTGGGCGCACGACCTCGAGCGGCTCGGCGACCCGTCGTACGACGCGGAGATCAAGGAACGCCGACGGGCCGCGCACCGCTGGGCAGGCGAGGCGGTCGAGGTGATCGTCGCGGCCGATCTGCTCGGGTACTGGCCGATGGCCGGGCGGTTGTGGCTCGCGGCGAGCAACGACGACGCGGACGCGGCCGAGGCGGCGGTGATCCTCAAGGACTGCCGCGACCAGCTGGCGAAGCTGGGCGATCTCGAGCTGGCCGCGATCGCAGGTACGTACCTGGCCAAGGCCTACCTGACTGTCGGTCGCAGCGGCGACGCGCTGGAGGCCGCCCACCGCGCGGCCGGCGATCTGCCGCTGACGTCGGACCCGCCGGTGGAGGCGCTGGTCCGGCACACGCAGGTCCAGGTCCTCGCAGCGACCGGTGACGTCGGCGCGGTGACCGGGCTGCAGTACTCGGAGGCGATCAGCCGGGCCTGGTGGGCGGAGCGGCTGCGCGGTCTGTACGCCGTACGGACCGCCCTCGCGAACCACGAGCTCTCGATCCGGCACGACGCCGAATGGCGGGCCGCCCGCGAGGACCCGCTGACCGGCGTGGGCAACCGGCGGGCGCTGGACGAGCGGATGTCGGTCGCGCGCGACGCGGGCCGTTCGATCGCGGTCGTCGCGATCGACGTGGACAACCTGAAGGTGATCAACGACAGCTACGGGCACGCGAGCGGCGACGAGGTACTGCGGCGCGTCGGGTTGTTGCTGACCGAGCAGTGCCGGGCGGAGGACGTCGTGGCCCGGGCGGGTGGGGACGAGTTCGTCGTCGTACTGGACAACCCGGACGAGCGCGGTGCGCCGGAGCTGGTCGAGCGGATCAAGCTGGCGGCGGACCGGGAGGCGGAGCGGGCCGAGGAGCCGTGGTTCGCGATGCTGCGGCTGAGCGTCGGGCAGGCGAGCAGCACGGACGGTACGCCGGTCGCCGAGTTGCTGACCGAGGCGGATCGGCGGATGTACGCCGAGAAGCGCCGCCGGCGTACGGCTCAGTAG
- a CDS encoding cytochrome P450 → MVATYLKRWVGSRILNRTTRKGGLDLSKMRMFPSSVSMPLRRDGVDPVPDLGAVRETEPVHKLAHLFGLNIWVVSGHAEAKYVLSNEEDYSHDIRPLVGSDPNKPSEGIGGLGFTDPPDHTRLRKLLTPEFTKRKLARLEPAIEKIVNDQLDLMEAKGPVADIVADFAFNVPFLLIADLLGVEEQDRDRFRALGPARFDMSGGGIGLFGSASESREFLFEIVRKQRANPGEGLIGSIIRTQGDAIDDVELGGLADGVFLGGYETSASMLALGTLVLLRDPENFERIRNEPDAVDGIVEELLRYLTVVQVAFPRFARHDHDLFGQQVKKGDLVAVSLSGADRDKAVFGADAEDFYPRRTVSAAHLAFGHGMHRCVGAELARMELRAAFTALANRFPDLALAVPEEQLRFRDFSLVYGVDTLPVRLNALPAEQAAG, encoded by the coding sequence ATGGTTGCGACATACCTGAAGCGTTGGGTCGGCAGCCGGATCCTCAACAGGACCACCCGCAAGGGTGGTCTCGATCTGTCGAAGATGCGGATGTTCCCGAGCTCGGTCTCGATGCCGTTGCGCCGCGACGGCGTGGACCCGGTGCCGGACCTGGGCGCGGTGCGGGAGACCGAGCCGGTGCACAAGCTGGCGCATCTGTTCGGGCTGAACATCTGGGTCGTGAGCGGGCATGCCGAGGCCAAGTACGTGCTGTCCAACGAGGAGGACTACAGCCACGACATCCGGCCGCTGGTGGGCTCCGACCCGAACAAGCCGTCGGAGGGGATCGGCGGTCTCGGGTTCACCGATCCGCCGGACCACACGCGGCTGCGCAAGCTGCTGACGCCCGAGTTCACCAAGCGGAAGCTCGCGCGGCTCGAGCCGGCGATCGAGAAGATCGTCAACGACCAGCTGGACCTGATGGAGGCGAAGGGGCCGGTCGCGGACATCGTGGCGGACTTCGCGTTCAACGTGCCGTTCCTGCTGATCGCGGACCTGCTCGGGGTCGAGGAGCAGGACCGCGACCGTTTCCGGGCGCTCGGGCCGGCGCGGTTCGACATGTCCGGTGGGGGGATCGGGCTGTTCGGGTCGGCCAGCGAGTCGCGTGAGTTCCTGTTCGAGATCGTCCGCAAGCAGCGCGCGAATCCCGGCGAGGGGCTGATCGGGTCGATCATCCGCACCCAGGGCGACGCGATCGACGACGTCGAGCTCGGTGGGCTCGCCGACGGCGTGTTCCTGGGCGGGTACGAGACGTCCGCCAGCATGCTCGCGCTCGGGACGCTGGTGCTGCTGCGCGACCCGGAGAACTTCGAGCGGATCCGGAACGAGCCCGATGCCGTCGACGGCATCGTGGAGGAGCTCCTGCGGTACCTGACCGTCGTACAGGTCGCGTTCCCGCGGTTCGCGCGGCACGACCACGACCTGTTCGGGCAGCAGGTGAAGAAGGGCGATCTGGTCGCGGTGTCGCTGTCCGGCGCGGATCGCGACAAGGCGGTCTTCGGCGCGGACGCCGAGGACTTCTATCCCCGCCGTACCGTCTCCGCGGCCCACCTCGCCTTCGGCCACGGGATGCACCGCTGCGTCGGCGCCGAACTCGCCCGGATGGAACTCCGCGCCGCGTTCACCGCCCTCGCCAACCGCTTCCCGGACCTGGCCCTCGCCGTCCCCGAGGAACAGCTCCGCTTCCGCGACTTCTCCCTCGTGTACGGCGTCGACACCCTCCCAGTCCGCCTGAACGCCCTTCCCGCCGAACAAGCCGCCGGCTGA
- a CDS encoding ABC transporter ATP-binding protein produces the protein MIEAKGLTKRYGATVAVDNLSFEVKPGKVTGFLGPNGAGKSTTMRMILGLDTPTSGEVTIDGQRYRDLHRPLTKVGALLDAKWVHPNRSARSHLAWMAASNKLPKSSVDKALEMVGLTSVANKRAGAFSLGMSQRLGIAGALLGDPEVLLFDEPVNGLDPEGIVWIRTFMHRLASEGRTVLVSSHLLSEMALTAEELVVIGRGKLIAQSSTQEFVDRASGTTVKVRTPQLDQLAGVLNAQQLTTRIEDVENQGKVLFVEGDLTTDQIGEAAAAHGIVLHELTLQRGSLEQAFMQMTGDSVEYHAHEEIAAVTQLDAPDAVEVAAGPKEDN, from the coding sequence ATGATCGAGGCAAAGGGCCTCACCAAGCGATACGGCGCGACAGTTGCCGTTGACAACCTGTCTTTCGAGGTGAAACCGGGCAAGGTGACCGGCTTCCTCGGCCCGAACGGGGCCGGCAAGTCCACCACCATGCGGATGATCCTCGGACTCGACACCCCGACGTCCGGCGAGGTCACCATCGACGGCCAGCGCTACCGGGACCTGCACCGGCCGCTGACCAAGGTCGGCGCGCTGCTGGACGCCAAGTGGGTGCACCCGAACCGCTCGGCCCGGTCGCACCTGGCCTGGATGGCCGCGTCCAACAAGTTGCCGAAGTCATCGGTCGACAAGGCGCTGGAGATGGTCGGCCTGACCTCGGTCGCCAACAAGCGGGCCGGGGCCTTCTCGCTGGGCATGTCGCAGCGGCTCGGGATCGCCGGCGCACTGCTCGGCGACCCGGAGGTGCTGCTGTTCGACGAGCCGGTGAACGGTCTCGACCCGGAGGGCATCGTCTGGATCCGGACCTTCATGCACCGGCTGGCGAGCGAGGGCCGGACCGTGCTGGTCTCCAGCCACCTGCTGTCCGAGATGGCGCTCACCGCCGAGGAACTGGTCGTCATCGGCCGCGGCAAGCTGATCGCGCAGAGCAGCACCCAGGAGTTCGTCGACCGCGCCAGCGGTACGACGGTGAAGGTGCGGACGCCGCAGCTCGACCAGCTGGCCGGCGTGCTGAACGCGCAGCAGCTGACGACCCGGATCGAGGACGTCGAGAATCAGGGCAAGGTGCTGTTCGTCGAGGGCGACCTCACCACCGACCAGATCGGCGAGGCGGCGGCCGCGCACGGCATCGTGCTGCACGAGCTGACGCTGCAGCGCGGTTCGCTGGAGCAGGCGTTCATGCAGATGACCGGTGACTCGGTCGAGTACCACGCGCACGAGGAGATCGCTGCCGTGACCCAGCTCGACGCGCCTGACGCCGTCGAGGTGGCCGCGGGTCCGAAGGAGGACAACTGA
- a CDS encoding sensor domain-containing diguanylate cyclase, producing the protein MGTGAMAADDALTARIAAAMTAAQSGGHAGAAAEIEAIRTELGGVPSYTAAAVEYVRGVTAHHASDADEALRAVDACLEIARAIDEPGWEANALPIRIINLARSGRGGDTVNDLVAAESALSRTKDPGLIAWAHTGLGYAYDVLRLFELCIPHYEIATRLDADAFELTESPAIDRLNLAETYLRWAHELERLGDPLYTQEIEDRLASAAYWAREADRVVVDDESQEFWKLTARLWTAAAATAEDPAKAVAELTEIRDQISKVGETERLAIAGAYLARALRTQGKSDEAKAAADRAADDLIPLADPSTHMLVLQTRSEIDALDGTPGSVAGLAYARAVARGWWKERQRALNAVRHALTVHDLPARHDAEWHAARQDPLTGVGNRRALDERLTAARDSGRAVTLLAIDVDDLKLVNDTFGHACGDELLQVAANLLVEQARATDAVIRSGGDEFFVVLDQPDANGGAQLAERIRVAVEAIAVTTDKPWLRRLGLSLGYAATAEGLGVEQLVPQADRRLYQDKRRKRTSGNPDALSR; encoded by the coding sequence ATGGGTACTGGGGCGATGGCGGCGGACGACGCGCTGACTGCCCGGATCGCCGCCGCGATGACCGCGGCCCAGTCCGGCGGGCATGCGGGTGCGGCCGCCGAGATCGAGGCGATCCGGACCGAGCTCGGCGGCGTGCCCAGCTACACGGCGGCGGCCGTGGAGTACGTCCGGGGTGTGACCGCGCACCACGCCAGTGACGCCGACGAGGCACTGCGGGCGGTCGACGCCTGTCTCGAGATCGCCCGCGCCATCGACGAGCCGGGCTGGGAAGCGAACGCCCTGCCGATCCGCATCATCAACCTCGCCCGCAGCGGCCGCGGCGGCGACACCGTCAACGACCTCGTCGCCGCCGAGTCGGCACTGAGCCGGACCAAGGACCCGGGGCTGATCGCCTGGGCGCACACCGGCCTCGGCTACGCGTACGACGTCCTGCGGCTTTTCGAACTGTGCATTCCCCATTACGAGATCGCCACGCGGCTGGACGCCGACGCGTTCGAGCTGACCGAGTCGCCGGCGATCGACCGGCTGAACCTCGCCGAGACGTACCTGCGCTGGGCCCACGAGCTCGAGCGTCTCGGAGACCCCTTGTATACACAGGAGATCGAGGACCGCCTGGCGTCGGCGGCGTACTGGGCCCGTGAGGCCGACCGGGTCGTGGTCGACGACGAGAGCCAGGAGTTCTGGAAGCTCACCGCCCGGCTGTGGACCGCCGCCGCGGCCACCGCCGAGGATCCGGCCAAGGCTGTCGCCGAGCTGACCGAGATCCGCGACCAGATCAGCAAGGTCGGCGAGACCGAGCGGCTCGCGATCGCCGGCGCCTACCTGGCCAGGGCCCTGCGGACGCAGGGCAAGTCCGACGAGGCCAAGGCTGCCGCGGACCGCGCCGCGGACGATCTGATTCCGTTGGCCGACCCATCGACCCATATGTTGGTGCTGCAGACCCGTTCGGAGATCGACGCACTCGACGGTACGCCGGGATCCGTGGCCGGACTGGCCTACGCGCGTGCGGTCGCCCGAGGCTGGTGGAAGGAGCGGCAGCGCGCGCTGAACGCCGTACGGCATGCGCTGACCGTGCACGACCTGCCGGCCCGGCATGACGCCGAGTGGCACGCGGCGCGGCAGGATCCGCTGACCGGCGTGGGGAACCGGCGCGCGCTGGACGAGCGGCTGACCGCCGCGCGGGACTCCGGCCGCGCGGTGACGCTGCTCGCGATCGACGTCGACGATCTGAAGCTCGTCAACGACACCTTCGGGCACGCCTGCGGCGACGAATTGCTGCAGGTTGCTGCAAATCTGCTGGTAGAACAGGCGCGGGCCACCGATGCCGTGATTCGATCGGGTGGCGACGAGTTCTTCGTGGTGCTCGACCAGCCCGACGCCAACGGCGGTGCCCAGCTGGCCGAGCGGATCCGGGTCGCCGTCGAGGCGATCGCGGTGACGACGGACAAGCCGTGGCTGCGTCGGCTCGGACTGAGCCTCGGGTACGCCGCGACGGCCGAAGGACTCGGAGTGGAGCAACTGGTCCCGCAAGCGGACCGCCGCCTGTACCAGGACAAGCGTCGTAAGAGGACATCCGGAAACCCCGATGCCCTCTCGAGATGA
- a CDS encoding DUF7059 domain-containing protein, with protein MQELTGSAVAGLRAAFADAGYTVDGVAERLGVQANAALARNETAPAFRRTASGDALDTMIRLFLLQRPVPETVVRNVFPGVDLVALGIVTAGADEVRAVLDIRPFAEDGREWWVVADLTPGLDGRREVMRPDYVLGIAPASLSLVQLTVPIKVERALDIGTGCGIQSLHLSGRADQLTATDVNPRALQLARWTAALNGVELDLRDGSLYEPVRGERFDLIVSNPPYVISPPGGDLTYRETGFTGDAVVEQLVRQAPDHLTDGGWCQLLANWTCVRGEDWQERIAGWTADRSAWAVQREQLDTSEYVELWLRDAGLHGTAQYTSRYDEWMRYLDDHSVEAIGMGWITLHNVEGTLDAEPWPYEIERPIGPHVLHRFERKEGLPTDLTGLHLRLAEDVIQETTGQPGAEDPATIVLRRQRGMRRAEQVDTVLAGFVGACDGDLSTGQILAALADLMDRPVVDVLTEYLPQVRNLVVEGFLDY; from the coding sequence ATGCAAGAACTGACGGGGAGTGCGGTGGCAGGGCTGCGTGCGGCGTTCGCCGATGCGGGGTACACCGTGGACGGGGTCGCGGAGCGGCTCGGTGTGCAGGCGAATGCTGCCCTGGCACGGAACGAGACGGCTCCGGCGTTCCGTCGTACGGCGTCCGGGGATGCGCTCGACACGATGATCCGGCTGTTCCTGCTGCAGCGGCCTGTGCCGGAAACCGTTGTACGAAACGTTTTCCCGGGCGTGGATCTTGTTGCTCTGGGCATCGTCACGGCCGGGGCGGACGAGGTGCGTGCTGTGCTCGACATCCGGCCGTTTGCGGAGGACGGGCGGGAGTGGTGGGTGGTTGCGGATCTGACGCCGGGGCTGGACGGGCGGCGGGAGGTGATGCGGCCGGATTATGTGTTGGGGATTGCTCCGGCCAGCTTGAGCCTGGTGCAGCTCACGGTGCCGATCAAGGTTGAGCGGGCGCTCGACATCGGGACGGGGTGCGGCATCCAGTCGCTGCATCTGTCGGGCCGGGCCGATCAGCTGACGGCTACCGACGTCAATCCGCGTGCGCTGCAGCTGGCTCGGTGGACGGCTGCGCTCAACGGTGTCGAGCTCGACCTTCGGGACGGGAGCCTCTACGAACCCGTTCGGGGCGAGCGGTTCGATCTGATCGTCAGCAACCCGCCGTACGTGATCTCCCCGCCGGGCGGAGACCTCACCTACCGCGAGACCGGGTTCACCGGTGACGCCGTGGTCGAGCAGCTCGTCCGCCAGGCGCCGGACCACCTGACCGACGGCGGCTGGTGCCAGCTGCTCGCCAACTGGACCTGTGTTCGCGGCGAGGACTGGCAGGAGCGGATCGCCGGCTGGACCGCGGACCGGTCCGCCTGGGCCGTGCAGCGCGAGCAGCTCGACACCTCGGAGTACGTCGAACTCTGGCTGCGCGACGCCGGCCTCCACGGCACAGCGCAGTACACCAGCAGGTACGACGAGTGGATGCGCTACCTCGACGATCACAGCGTCGAAGCGATCGGCATGGGCTGGATCACCCTGCACAACGTCGAGGGAACGCTCGACGCCGAGCCCTGGCCGTACGAGATCGAGCGCCCGATCGGCCCGCACGTCCTGCACCGGTTCGAGCGCAAGGAGGGCCTGCCGACCGACCTCACCGGCCTGCATCTCAGACTGGCCGAGGATGTCATCCAGGAGACGACCGGCCAACCCGGCGCGGAGGACCCCGCGACCATCGTGCTCCGCCGCCAACGCGGGATGCGCCGGGCCGAGCAGGTCGACACCGTTCTGGCCGGCTTCGTCGGCGCCTGCGACGGCGATCTGAGCACCGGCCAGATCCTCGCTGCGCTCGCCGACCTGATGGACCGCCCGGTCGTCGACGTGCTGACCGAGTACCTGCCGCAGGTCAGAAACCTTGTCGTAGAAGGCTTCCTGGACTACTGA